In Leptodesmis sichuanensis A121, the following are encoded in one genomic region:
- a CDS encoding hemerythrin domain-containing protein — protein sequence MVTTLDDTKRIAIAAKLADMKELQNLLIANEQRFISEVADDDVRDRFRDMLNDDQKNMGILDTVIVQYGVKSEPKETVTKMVQEAQKLMSSSELSLFEKVSKHELLKHQQTMFGLLVHKAAQVVGADVEAAITPLNTVNFENRAHQEQLKGVLEVLGVHELTGKEAQQGIWARVQDAVAALTGVAGSVVSRTDDEMNIQDVIRMDHQKVNVLFMQIEGTDDPQKIQEYFGQVYKDLTSHAEAEEAVVYPAVRPFYGEPDTQELYDEQAEMKQILESLKSMSPAAAEFKAQIKHLKDIVMDHVQQEESTMFTAIRNNCSDEQKQQLATQFKTAKSKIQDRMAAAAR from the coding sequence ATGGTTACGACCCTTGACGATACGAAGCGGATAGCGATCGCGGCTAAATTAGCCGACATGAAAGAGTTGCAAAACTTGCTGATTGCCAATGAGCAGCGGTTTATTTCTGAAGTGGCGGATGATGACGTTCGCGATCGTTTCAGAGATATGCTCAACGATGACCAGAAGAATATGGGAATTTTGGATACCGTCATCGTTCAATACGGTGTGAAGTCGGAACCCAAAGAAACTGTCACTAAGATGGTGCAGGAAGCTCAAAAGCTGATGAGCAGTTCCGAATTAAGCCTGTTTGAAAAGGTGTCCAAGCATGAACTGCTGAAGCATCAGCAAACCATGTTTGGACTGTTGGTTCACAAAGCGGCTCAAGTGGTGGGTGCTGACGTGGAAGCCGCAATCACTCCGTTGAACACCGTCAACTTTGAAAACCGTGCCCACCAGGAACAACTTAAGGGTGTACTGGAAGTCCTGGGCGTGCATGAACTGACGGGCAAGGAAGCTCAGCAAGGCATCTGGGCACGAGTTCAGGATGCAGTAGCGGCTCTGACTGGAGTTGCAGGCAGCGTGGTGAGCCGTACCGATGATGAAATGAATATTCAGGATGTCATCCGTATGGATCACCAAAAGGTTAACGTGCTGTTCATGCAAATTGAAGGCACCGATGATCCGCAAAAGATTCAAGAATACTTTGGCCAAGTCTACAAAGATCTGACATCTCACGCAGAAGCTGAAGAAGCAGTGGTTTATCCCGCTGTACGTCCCTTCTACGGTGAACCTGATACTCAGGAACTCTACGATGAGCAGGCTGAAATGAAGCAGATTCTGGAATCCTTGAAGTCCATGAGTCCTGCTGCTGCTGAATTCAAAGCTCAAATTAAGCATCTGAAAGACATCGTGATGGATCACGTTCAGCAAGAAGAAAGCACCATGTTTACTGCAATTCGCAACAACTGTAGCGATGAGCAAAAACAACAACTGGCAACTCAATTCAAGACGGCTAAGAGCAAGATTCAAGACCGCATGGCCGCTGCTGCTCGCTAA
- a CDS encoding saccharopine dehydrogenase family protein yields MTKRVLVLGGRGHVGQGVVADLLTHTEAEMTITGRTAASGQELQNYPDDRVQFLVLELADQEGLRQAIAAHDLVIHCAGPFRYRDANALKTCIEHRVNYIDVSDDRAFTKTALQSREAAQQAGVTAMINTGVFPGISNSLARQGVEQLDQVQEIHLSYAVGGSGGAGPAVLQTTFLTIQHPFPVWVNGQWQTVKPYTDREVVQFPAPFGKTGVYWFDMPESFTLVESFPVQTVAVKFGTIPDLYNHLTWMMANGLPAPILQHPQMIQFLSTISRTMTSVTDRFSGTGVALRADLTGQKDGKPAHYWATFTYPSAALATGLGAGLIAQFILSDHLSKPGVWPVEQALPTKLFAQAMTSRGIEVNYELKIMNQEFI; encoded by the coding sequence TTGACAAAACGAGTACTGGTATTAGGCGGACGGGGGCACGTTGGTCAGGGTGTCGTAGCGGATTTACTGACCCATACTGAAGCTGAAATGACGATCACGGGCAGAACGGCAGCTTCAGGGCAGGAGTTGCAGAATTATCCTGACGATCGCGTCCAGTTCCTCGTTCTGGAGCTGGCAGATCAAGAGGGATTAAGGCAGGCGATCGCTGCTCATGATCTGGTGATTCACTGTGCTGGCCCCTTCCGCTACCGGGATGCCAATGCCCTCAAGACTTGCATTGAACACCGGGTAAATTACATCGATGTCAGTGACGATCGGGCCTTTACAAAAACTGCTTTGCAATCTCGGGAAGCGGCTCAACAGGCTGGTGTTACTGCAATGATCAATACTGGAGTCTTCCCTGGTATTTCCAATAGTCTGGCGCGGCAGGGGGTCGAGCAACTGGATCAGGTACAGGAGATTCATCTCAGCTATGCTGTGGGCGGTTCCGGGGGAGCAGGCCCAGCCGTCCTCCAGACCACCTTTCTGACGATTCAACATCCATTTCCAGTTTGGGTCAATGGGCAATGGCAAACCGTAAAGCCTTACACCGATCGGGAAGTGGTTCAGTTTCCAGCACCGTTTGGCAAAACCGGAGTGTACTGGTTCGATATGCCGGAGTCTTTTACCCTGGTTGAGAGTTTTCCAGTGCAGACCGTTGCCGTCAAATTTGGTACTATTCCCGATCTGTACAATCATCTTACCTGGATGATGGCTAACGGCTTGCCAGCCCCAATTCTCCAACATCCTCAGATGATTCAATTTCTGTCTACCATTAGCCGCACCATGACTTCAGTCACCGATCGCTTCAGCGGTACTGGCGTAGCCCTACGAGCCGACCTCACAGGCCAAAAAGATGGCAAGCCCGCTCACTACTGGGCCACCTTTACCTATCCTAGTGCAGCCCTGGCTACAGGCTTAGGAGCCGGACTAATTGCCCAATTTATCCTTTCTGATCATCTCAGTAAACCTGGAGTTTGGCCCGTTGAACAAGCCCTCCCCACGAAGTTATTTGCACAGGCAATGACCAGCCGAGGAATAGAGGTGAATTATGAATTAAAAATTATGAATCAGGAATTCATCTGA